The following coding sequences lie in one Numida meleagris isolate 19003 breed g44 Domestic line chromosome Z, NumMel1.0, whole genome shotgun sequence genomic window:
- the LMBRD2 gene encoding LMBR1 domain-containing protein 2, translating to MSGAALGLEIVFVFFLAFFLLHRYGDFKKQHRLVIIATLLAWYLCFLIVFILPLDVSTTIYNRCKLAVNSSPAESNGSFVTLAPSKQKCFKPWSYIPNGIMPIFWRVVYWTSQFLTWILLPFMQSYARSGGFSITGKIKTALIENAIYYGTYLLIFGAFLIYVAVNPKFNLQWNQLQTIGIAAANTWGLFLLVLLLGYGLVEIPRSHWNGAKRGYLLMKTYFKAAKLMTEKADAEENLEDIMEEVRKVSESIKYNHPLRKCVDTILKKCPTEYQERMGRNMDDYEDFDERQNSYPSEKSLVKLHKQVIYSVQRHRRTQVQWQILLEQAFYLEDVAKNETSATRQFVHTFQSQEPENKIIQYFYTPTIEWYWECLLRPWFYRVLAVVLATFSVIVVWSECTFFSTRPVLSLFAVFIQLAERTYNYIYIEMACFLTIFFLSICVYSTVFRIRVFNYYYLASHHQTDAYSLLFSGMLFCRLTPPLCLNFLGLTHMDATISHRDAQPTAYTSIMGSMKVLSFIADGFYIYYPMLVVILCIATYFSLGTRCLNLLGFQQFMGDSEMTSDLIDEGKELIRREKRKRQRQEEGENRRREWKERYGNREDSTRNRVVHTEQKESSFSETNTNRPLSKYTRTNGRTERDRIELLQDAEPLDFNADSINDDPLESDSGRYQPGGRYLSMSRSRIFEDV from the exons ATGAGTGGTGCAGCCTTGGGCCTTGAGattgtatttgtcttttttctggCCTTTTTCCTACTTCATCGATATGGAGACTTCAAGAAACAGCATAGGCTGGTGATCATTGCAACATTACTGGCTTGGTATCTCTGCTTTCTAATTGTGTTTATACTGCCTTTGGATGTCAGTACG ACAATTTATAATCGATGCAAGCTTGCTGTTAactccagccctgcagaaagtAATGGCTCTTTTGTTACTCTTGCTCCAAG caagcagaaatgtttcaaacCATGGAGTTATATCCCTAATGGAATTATGCCAATTTTTTGGCGTGTTGTATACTGGACATCACAGTTTTTAACGTG GATTCTGCTACCTTTCATGCAGTCATATGCTAGGTCAGGAGGGTTCTCCATTACTGGAAAGATTAAAACTGCACTGATTGAGAATGCAATCTATTATGGCACTTATTTGCTGATTTTTGGAGCATTTTTAATATACGTTGCTGTGAACCCAAAGTTCAATTTACAATG gaATCAACTTCAGACTATTGGGATAGCTGCTGCAAACACATGGGGTCTCTTTCTTCTTGTGTTGCTTTTGGGCTATGGTCTGGTGGAAATTCCCCGTTCTCACTGGAATGGGGCTAAGCGGGGTTATCTTCTCATGAAGACCTATTTCAAAGCTGCCAAACTGATGACTGAAAAAGCAGATGCAGAGGAGAATTTAGAGGATATTATGGAG GAAGTTCGTAAAGTAAGTGAGAGTATCAAGTATAATCATCCTTTGAGAAAATGTGTTGACACAATACTGAAAAAG tgtcCTACTGAGTACCAGGAAAGAATGGGTAGGAACATGGATGATTATGAGGATTTTGATGAGAGACAGAACAGTTACCCAAGTGAAAAAAGTTTGGTCAAACTTCACAAGCAG GTAATTTATTCAGTACAAAGGCATCGTCGTACACAGGTTCAGTGGCAAATTCTTTTAGAACAAGCCTTTTACCTGGAAGATGTGGCAAAAAATGAAACTAGTGCAACTCGACAGTTTGTTCATACTTTTCAGTCCCAGGAACCagagaataaaattattcagtatttctaCACACCAACTATTG agtggTACTGGGAATGTCTTCTACGACCGTGGTTTTACAGGGTTCTTGCAGTTGTTTTGGCCACGTTCTCTGTAATTGTCGTATGGTCAGAGTGCACGTTTTTCAGCACAAGGCCGGTTTTATCACTCTTTGCAGTTTTCATACAGCTGGCGGAAAGGACATACAATTACATATACATTGAG ATGGCCTGTTTTCTTACCATCTTTTTCCTCAGTATCTGTGTTTACTCCACTGTCTTCAGAATCCGCGTATTTAACTATTACTACTTAGCTTCACATCATCAAACAGATGCATATAGTCTCCTTTTCAGTGGCAT GTTATTTTGCCGTCTTACTCCACCATTATGCTTGAACTTTTTGGGCTTGACCCATATGGATGCAACAATCTCTCACAGAGATGCTCAACCAACTGCTTACACATCA ataaTGGGATCAATGAAAGTGCTGTCCTTCATTGCAGATGGATTCTATATATATTACCCAATGCTTGTTGTCATTCTCTGTATTGCCACGTACTTTAG tttAGGAACTCGCTGTTTGAATCTTCTGGGTTTCCAACAGTTCATGGGAGACAGTGAAATGACCTCTGATTTGATTGATGAAGGAAAAGAGTTAATCCGAAGAG agaagagaaaacgGCAAAGGCAGGAAGAAGGTGAAAACAGAAGAAGG GAATGGAAAGAGCGGTATGGAAATAGAGAGGATTCCACTAGAAACAGGGTTGTCCACACAGAGCAAAAAGAATCCAGCTTCTCAGAGACCAATACGAATAGAC CACTATCGAAGTACACCCGAACAAATGGTAGGACTGAAAGAGACAGAATAGAACTTCTTCAGGATGCAGAACCCTTGGATTTTAATGCAGACTCGATTAATGATGACCCTCTTGAATCGGACTCTGGAAG GTACCAGCCTGGTGGAAGATATCTGTCAATGTCTCGAAGCAGAATATTTGAggatgtctaa
- the SKP2 gene encoding S-phase kinase-associated protein 2 isoform X1: MLRKHLQEIPSSGSNVSTSFSWDWDSSKTSEFLSGMGVSVLRKDRLGNENTPQEPLLPACTPHKRPKVKEKEFVIVRRPRLLREAEPGVSWDELPDELLLAIFAYLPLNDLLKVSMICKRWHRLSFDESLWQTLDLTCRSLLPGVIGQLLPAGVTVFRCPRSCIGNPLFKTMKPLRVQHMDLSNCTVSVADLHSILCRCERLENLSLEGLVLSDDIIKSIAKNPNLIRLNLCGCSGFSAEALELMLSRCSMLEELNLSWCDFTATHVKTAVNHITSKVTQLNLSGYRQNLQISDVKTLVERCPFLVHLDLSDSVMLKPECFQYFHQLIFLQHLCLSRCYQISPAALVELGEIPTLKTLQQVEEFSASPGQLNQCYNNTQPCHRTLSTR; the protein is encoded by the exons ATGCTCAG AAAACACCTCCAGGAGATCCCCTCCTCCGGCAGCAACGTCTCCACTAGCTTCAGCTGGGATTGGGACTCCAGCAAGACTTCCGAGTTCCTGTCGGGCATGGGGGTGTCGGTGCTGAGGAAGGACAGGCTGGGCAACGAGAACACCCCGCAGGAGCCGCTGCTGCCGGCCTGCACGCCCCACAAACGGCCGAAGGTGAAGGAGAAGGAGTTCGTCATCGTGCGCAGGCCTCGGCTGCTCCGAGAGGCAGAGCCAG GTGTTTCTTGGGATGAACTTCCAGATGAACTGCTATTGGCAATCTTTGCATATTTGCCCCTAAACGACTTGTTGAAAGTTTCCATGATTTGCAAGAGGTGGCATCGTCTGTC GTTTGATGAATCTCTCTGGCAGACTCTTGATCTGACTTGTAGAAGTCTGCTGCCAGGAGTTATTGGACAATTGCTACCTGCAGGTGTAACTGTGTTCCGCTGCCCAAGATCTTGTATTGGGAATCCGCTGTTTAAAACCATGAA ACCTCTCAGAGTTCAACATATGGATTTGTCAAATTGCACAGTGTCTGTTGCAGATCTCCATAGTATTCTTTGTCGTTGTGAGAGACTGGAGAACCTCAGCTTGGAGGGACTAGTGCTTTCTGATGATATCATCAA gagcATTGCTAAGAATCCCAATCTGATACGACTAAATCTCTGTGGGTGCTCAGGGTTTTCTGCAGAAGCCTTGGAGCTGATGTTAAGCAGATGTTCTAT gtTGGAAGAGCTGAACTTGTCCTGGTGTGACTTCACAGCCACTCATGTCAAAACAGCAGTCAATCACATTACTTCAAAAGTAACCCAACTAAACTTAAGTGGATACAGACAGAACCTACAAATATCAG ATGTTAAAACACTGGTGGAAAGATGTCCTTTCCTTGTCCACTTAGATCTAAG CGACAGCGTGATGTTGAAGCCGGAGTGCTTCCAATATTTTCATCAACTCATCTTTCTGCAACATCTGTGTCTTAGCCGATGCTATCAAATATCACCTGCTGCCTTAGT AGAACTTGGTGAAATTCCAACATTAAAGACTCTTCAG CAGGTAGAAGAGTTCAGTGCCAGTCCAGGCCAATTAAATCAGTGTTACAACAATACTCAGCCCTGTCACAGAACACTGTCTACAAGGTAA
- the SKP2 gene encoding S-phase kinase-associated protein 2 isoform X2 has product MGVSVLRKDRLGNENTPQEPLLPACTPHKRPKVKEKEFVIVRRPRLLREAEPGVSWDELPDELLLAIFAYLPLNDLLKVSMICKRWHRLSFDESLWQTLDLTCRSLLPGVIGQLLPAGVTVFRCPRSCIGNPLFKTMKPLRVQHMDLSNCTVSVADLHSILCRCERLENLSLEGLVLSDDIIKSIAKNPNLIRLNLCGCSGFSAEALELMLSRCSMLEELNLSWCDFTATHVKTAVNHITSKVTQLNLSGYRQNLQISDVKTLVERCPFLVHLDLSDSVMLKPECFQYFHQLIFLQHLCLSRCYQISPAALVELGEIPTLKTLQVFGIVTDSSLQLLKETLPDMKINCSHFTTIARPTVGSKKNHEIWGIKCRLSLRNLSG; this is encoded by the exons ATGGGGGTGTCGGTGCTGAGGAAGGACAGGCTGGGCAACGAGAACACCCCGCAGGAGCCGCTGCTGCCGGCCTGCACGCCCCACAAACGGCCGAAGGTGAAGGAGAAGGAGTTCGTCATCGTGCGCAGGCCTCGGCTGCTCCGAGAGGCAGAGCCAG GTGTTTCTTGGGATGAACTTCCAGATGAACTGCTATTGGCAATCTTTGCATATTTGCCCCTAAACGACTTGTTGAAAGTTTCCATGATTTGCAAGAGGTGGCATCGTCTGTC GTTTGATGAATCTCTCTGGCAGACTCTTGATCTGACTTGTAGAAGTCTGCTGCCAGGAGTTATTGGACAATTGCTACCTGCAGGTGTAACTGTGTTCCGCTGCCCAAGATCTTGTATTGGGAATCCGCTGTTTAAAACCATGAA ACCTCTCAGAGTTCAACATATGGATTTGTCAAATTGCACAGTGTCTGTTGCAGATCTCCATAGTATTCTTTGTCGTTGTGAGAGACTGGAGAACCTCAGCTTGGAGGGACTAGTGCTTTCTGATGATATCATCAA gagcATTGCTAAGAATCCCAATCTGATACGACTAAATCTCTGTGGGTGCTCAGGGTTTTCTGCAGAAGCCTTGGAGCTGATGTTAAGCAGATGTTCTAT gtTGGAAGAGCTGAACTTGTCCTGGTGTGACTTCACAGCCACTCATGTCAAAACAGCAGTCAATCACATTACTTCAAAAGTAACCCAACTAAACTTAAGTGGATACAGACAGAACCTACAAATATCAG ATGTTAAAACACTGGTGGAAAGATGTCCTTTCCTTGTCCACTTAGATCTAAG CGACAGCGTGATGTTGAAGCCGGAGTGCTTCCAATATTTTCATCAACTCATCTTTCTGCAACATCTGTGTCTTAGCCGATGCTATCAAATATCACCTGCTGCCTTAGT AGAACTTGGTGAAATTCCAACATTAAAGACTCTTCAGGTATTTGGAATAGTGACTGATAGCTCCCTACAGCTCCTCAAGGAGACTCTTCCTGACATGAAGATCAATTGTTCACATTTTACAACTATTGCAAGGCCAACTGTTGGCAGTAAAAAGAACCATGAAATTTGGGGTATCAAATGCAGGTTGTCACTGAGAAACCTTAGTGGCTAA